A single Callithrix jacchus isolate 240 chromosome 4, calJac240_pri, whole genome shotgun sequence DNA region contains:
- the LOC144581992 gene encoding histone H4 has translation MSGRGKGGKGLGKGGAKRHRKVLRDNIQGITKPAIRRLARRGGVKRISGLIYEETRGVLKVFLENVIRDAVTYTEHAKRKTVTAMDVVYALKRQGRTLYGFGG, from the coding sequence ATGTCTGGCCGCGGCAAAGGCGGGAAGGGCCTGGGGAAAGGCGGCGCCAAGCGCCACCGCAAAGTGCTGCGAGACAACATCCAGGGCATCACCAAGCCCGCCATCCGGCGCCTGGCTCGCCGCGGCGGCGTCAAGCGCATCTCCGGCCTCATCTACGAGGAGACTCGCGGGGTGCTCAAGGTGTTCCTGGAGAACGTCATCCGGGACGCCGTCACCTACACGGAGCACGCCAAGCGCAAGACGGTCACCGCCATGGACGTGGTTTACGCGCTCAAGCGCCAGGGCCGCACCCTCTACGGCTTCGGCGGCTGA